Proteins from one Fischerella sp. PCC 9605 genomic window:
- a CDS encoding OmpP1/FadL family transporter, producing MQPLRPQLWFLLPWLVLSIFSHPQIAQASGFALSEQSVKGLGNAFSGGATVEDASAIFFNPAALTQLSGNSVQGAAFYLSPTVRFENQGSSLINGTPLRGGEGGEAGVNAVVPNLYTAWSLSRSIKLGLGVNVPFALTTEYQSDWVGRYQAVKSKLTTININPAVAAKLNEQLSVGAGVNLQYANAELSNAIDLGLIGSSFGLRSLPQSADGFVEVTGDDWSWGYNLGILYTPSKNTRIGLAYRSAITHQLKGNADFSVPTVAAPITQHGLFTDTDAKAELKLPDNLSLSVYQKVSPQVAITGDVTWTNWSRFDELRIEFDNPDQPDKVQPQNWQDTVRLGLGVNYQVNNALTLRAGVAYDLTPVKDEYRTARIPDSDRTWVAVGASWRPSDSLSLDVGYAHLFLGDAPIEQVSTTEGILKGEYDNQVDIVGVQLNWSF from the coding sequence ATGCAACCTTTAAGACCGCAACTTTGGTTTCTACTACCCTGGTTGGTTCTCAGTATTTTCAGTCATCCCCAAATTGCCCAAGCATCTGGGTTTGCCTTATCTGAACAAAGTGTCAAAGGTTTAGGTAACGCTTTTTCTGGAGGAGCTACAGTAGAAGATGCCAGCGCTATTTTTTTCAATCCAGCGGCATTAACCCAATTGTCTGGTAACTCAGTTCAAGGTGCTGCTTTCTATCTCTCGCCCACAGTTCGGTTTGAGAACCAGGGATCGTCACTAATTAACGGTACTCCGTTGCGCGGGGGTGAGGGGGGAGAAGCTGGTGTAAACGCGGTAGTTCCCAACCTTTACACCGCTTGGAGTCTTTCTCGAAGCATCAAACTTGGTCTGGGTGTGAATGTACCATTCGCTCTGACAACGGAGTATCAATCGGACTGGGTGGGGCGTTATCAAGCAGTCAAATCCAAGCTCACAACGATTAACATTAATCCAGCAGTCGCTGCAAAACTAAACGAGCAGCTTTCTGTTGGTGCTGGCGTAAATCTTCAATATGCCAATGCAGAACTTTCCAATGCCATTGATTTGGGATTGATTGGTAGTAGTTTCGGATTGCGATCGCTACCCCAATCTGCCGATGGTTTTGTAGAGGTGACAGGTGACGATTGGAGTTGGGGCTATAACTTAGGAATTCTCTACACTCCCAGCAAAAATACTCGTATTGGACTGGCGTACCGTTCTGCCATTACCCACCAACTCAAAGGCAATGCAGATTTTTCGGTTCCCACAGTTGCTGCACCTATTACTCAGCACGGGTTATTCACAGATACAGATGCCAAAGCGGAACTGAAACTGCCTGACAATCTTTCCTTGAGCGTCTACCAAAAGGTATCTCCTCAAGTTGCCATTACAGGGGATGTAACTTGGACAAACTGGAGCCGTTTTGACGAGCTGCGAATTGAGTTTGATAACCCAGATCAACCTGATAAAGTGCAACCTCAAAATTGGCAAGATACAGTGCGTTTGGGTTTAGGGGTTAACTATCAAGTGAATAATGCCCTCACTTTACGAGCAGGGGTTGCTTACGACCTTACCCCAGTGAAAGACGAATACCGCACCGCCCGTATTCCAGATAGCGATCGCACTTGGGTAGCGGTGGGCGCTAGTTGGCGGCCTTCTGATTCGCTCAGTTTAGATGTGGGTTACGCTCATTTATTTCTTGGTGATGCCCCTATTGAACAGGTGAGTACAACTGAAGGGATTCTCAAAGGTGAGTATGACAATCAGGTGGATATTGTGGGAGTGCAGTTAAACTGGAGCTTCTGA
- the chlP gene encoding geranylgeranyl reductase: MLSVNVKIGSRPLTLRVAVIGSGPAGSSAAETLAKAGIETYLFERKLDNAKPCGGAIPLCMVSEFDLPKDIIDRQVRKMKMISPSNREVDINLEKEEEYIGMCRREVLDGYLRNRAAKLGAHLINATVHKLDIPTNNTDPYTIHYVDHTEGGAQGITKTLKVDLIIGADGANSRIAKEIDAGDYNYAIAFQERIRLPQEQMVYYNDLAEMYVGDDVSTDFYAWVFPKYDHVAVGTGTMHVNKASIKQLQAGIRARAARKLIGGQIIKVEAHPIPEHPRPRRVVGRVALVGDAAGYVTKSSGEGIYFAAKSGRMCAETIVEMSNGGTRIPTEADLKVYLKRWDKKYGLTYKVLDLLQTVFYRSDATREAFVEMCADLDVQRLTFDSYLYKTVVPANPITQLKITAKTIGSLIRGNALAP; encoded by the coding sequence ATGCTTTCGGTAAATGTGAAGATTGGGAGTAGACCTTTGACACTACGGGTTGCTGTTATTGGGTCAGGCCCAGCTGGCTCATCTGCCGCAGAGACTTTGGCGAAAGCTGGGATTGAAACCTACCTGTTTGAGCGCAAGCTAGACAATGCCAAGCCATGTGGCGGTGCAATTCCCCTGTGCATGGTCAGTGAATTTGACCTGCCCAAGGATATCATCGATCGCCAAGTGCGGAAGATGAAAATGATTTCACCCTCCAATCGTGAGGTTGATATCAATCTTGAAAAAGAAGAAGAATATATAGGAATGTGTCGTCGCGAGGTGCTAGATGGTTATCTGCGGAATCGCGCGGCAAAATTAGGCGCACATTTAATAAATGCCACCGTTCATAAACTTGATATTCCCACAAACAACACTGACCCTTATACCATCCATTACGTAGACCATACAGAAGGTGGTGCTCAGGGCATTACCAAAACCCTGAAAGTTGATTTAATTATCGGGGCGGATGGGGCCAATTCCCGTATTGCCAAGGAAATTGATGCTGGGGATTACAATTATGCGATCGCTTTTCAAGAGCGCATTCGCCTACCCCAAGAGCAAATGGTCTATTACAACGACCTAGCGGAAATGTACGTCGGTGACGACGTTTCTACCGATTTCTACGCTTGGGTTTTCCCCAAATACGACCACGTAGCTGTTGGCACCGGCACGATGCACGTTAACAAAGCCAGCATCAAACAATTGCAAGCTGGTATCCGCGCCCGTGCTGCCCGCAAGCTGATAGGCGGTCAAATCATCAAAGTCGAAGCACACCCCATTCCCGAACATCCCCGTCCCCGTCGCGTTGTCGGTCGTGTGGCTTTGGTTGGAGATGCTGCGGGCTATGTTACCAAGTCCTCTGGCGAAGGCATTTACTTTGCTGCCAAGTCCGGGCGGATGTGTGCCGAAACTATTGTGGAAATGTCCAACGGCGGTACTCGCATCCCCACGGAAGCTGACCTCAAGGTTTACCTGAAGCGCTGGGATAAGAAATACGGACTCACCTACAAGGTGCTAGACCTCCTACAAACCGTCTTTTACCGTTCCGATGCTACCCGTGAAGCATTTGTGGAAATGTGTGCTGACCTTGATGTACAGCGGCTGACTTTTGATAGCTACCTGTATAAAACAGTTGTGCCAGCTAATCCCATCACCCAGCTCAAAATTACTGCCAAGACAATTGGTAGCTTAATTCGCGGTAATGCTCTCGCTCCGTAA
- a CDS encoding sulfate/molybdate ABC transporter ATP-binding protein translates to MGIVVENVSKQFGSFKAVDRVSLEIESGSLVALLGPSGSGKSTLLRLIAGLEMPDSGKILLTGKDATYQSVQERNIGFVFQHYALFKHMTVRQNIAFGLEIRKVPKAKIKMRVEQLLELVQLSGLGDRYPSQLSGGQRQRVALARALAAEPKVLLLDEPFGALDAKVRKDLRAWLRRLHDEVHVTTVFVTHDQEEAMEVSDEIVVMNKGRVEQVGTPAEIYDHPATAFVMSFIGPVNVLPSTSRIFQGNGFDSAHPEMFLRPQDVIIETSPNGTTVPARVSRLIHLGWEIQAELSLDDGQVVTAHLTRDRFDQLKLEPQQKVYVKPKDAKSFPLYYSI, encoded by the coding sequence GTGGGCATAGTAGTTGAAAACGTATCCAAACAGTTTGGCAGTTTCAAAGCGGTTGATCGGGTGAGTCTGGAGATTGAAAGTGGCTCGCTTGTGGCTTTGTTAGGACCATCAGGTTCAGGAAAGTCTACTCTGTTGCGGTTAATTGCTGGCTTGGAAATGCCAGATAGCGGCAAAATTTTGCTGACTGGCAAGGATGCTACCTATCAAAGCGTGCAAGAACGGAATATTGGGTTTGTATTTCAGCACTATGCTTTATTTAAGCACATGACAGTGCGGCAAAATATTGCTTTTGGTTTGGAGATTCGCAAGGTTCCAAAAGCAAAAATCAAGATGCGGGTAGAACAATTGCTGGAATTGGTGCAACTGAGTGGGCTGGGCGATCGCTACCCATCACAATTATCCGGCGGTCAACGGCAAAGGGTAGCCTTAGCAAGGGCATTGGCAGCAGAACCCAAGGTATTATTGCTAGATGAACCCTTCGGTGCGCTGGATGCCAAAGTTCGTAAAGACCTACGCGCTTGGTTGCGGCGGCTGCATGATGAAGTGCATGTTACCACTGTTTTTGTTACTCACGATCAAGAAGAAGCGATGGAAGTCTCAGATGAAATCGTGGTGATGAATAAAGGACGTGTGGAACAGGTGGGGACACCTGCGGAAATTTACGATCATCCCGCCACAGCATTTGTGATGAGTTTTATCGGGCCTGTGAACGTGTTACCTAGTACTTCGCGAATTTTCCAAGGTAACGGGTTCGATTCGGCACACCCAGAAATGTTCTTGCGTCCGCAAGATGTAATTATAGAAACCTCCCCCAATGGCACTACCGTACCTGCAAGGGTGAGTCGATTGATACATTTAGGCTGGGAAATTCAAGCGGAATTGTCTTTAGATGATGGGCAAGTAGTGACAGCACACTTAACACGCGATCGCTTTGATCAATTGAAGTTGGAACCGCAGCAAAAGGTGTATGTAAAACCGAAGGATGCTAAGTCTTTTCCGCTGTATTATTCAATTTAA
- the queF gene encoding preQ(1) synthase, translated as MSNSSPETVSQPSQEMKYGERNIAEGKLITFPNPRVGRRYKIDISLPEFTCKCPFSGYPDFATIHITYIPDQLVVELKALKLYINSYRDRYISHEESANQILDDFVAACDPLEITVKADFAPRGNVHTVIEVHHVKS; from the coding sequence ATGAGCAATTCCTCACCTGAAACTGTATCTCAGCCAAGTCAAGAAATGAAGTATGGCGAACGCAATATTGCGGAAGGAAAACTAATTACATTTCCCAATCCGCGTGTGGGACGTCGCTATAAAATTGACATATCATTGCCGGAATTTACCTGTAAATGCCCATTTTCTGGCTATCCTGACTTTGCCACAATTCACATTACCTACATACCCGATCAACTGGTAGTGGAATTAAAGGCGCTAAAGCTTTACATTAACAGTTACCGCGATCGCTATATTTCCCACGAAGAATCAGCTAATCAAATTTTGGATGATTTTGTCGCCGCTTGCGATCCTTTGGAAATAACTGTTAAAGCGGATTTTGCACCACGTGGTAACGTGCATACGGTGATTGAGGTGCATCACGTGAAGTCATAG
- a CDS encoding phasin family protein gives MPGFGDIVKKAFYLGVGLASYASERAGGTLSEVRSQVQKLADEMVARGEMTTEEARRFVEDMMKQAQQQSTSDPTVETTPPSEPRRIEIIEDDEQPTAKVAQTDEDVDQLRQQVLELQDELKRLQRDK, from the coding sequence ATGCCTGGTTTTGGAGATATTGTTAAAAAAGCTTTTTACCTCGGTGTTGGATTAGCTTCTTACGCGAGCGAGAGAGCGGGCGGAACATTATCCGAAGTGCGATCGCAAGTCCAAAAGCTGGCAGACGAAATGGTGGCACGGGGTGAAATGACAACAGAGGAAGCCCGCCGTTTTGTTGAAGATATGATGAAGCAAGCTCAACAGCAATCAACATCCGATCCAACGGTTGAAACAACCCCTCCCTCTGAACCGCGTCGCATTGAAATCATCGAAGATGATGAGCAGCCAACAGCGAAAGTTGCTCAAACCGATGAAGATGTAGATCAGTTGCGCCAGCAAGTTCTAGAACTGCAAGACGAGTTAAAGCGCCTGCAACGCGACAAATAA
- a CDS encoding YciI family protein → MIAPKILQHKFLIGCKQMPTFVKIEEGKVDKSTFDLHVSAHKAYVRDLIAKGHKARTGYWAQMEGGMMVFEAASMEEAQAIAANDPLVKNDCVNYKLYEWRIVVE, encoded by the coding sequence ATGATCGCTCCGAAAATATTACAACATAAGTTTTTGATTGGATGCAAGCAAATGCCCACTTTTGTGAAGATTGAAGAAGGCAAAGTTGATAAATCTACCTTTGACCTACACGTAAGTGCCCATAAAGCTTACGTACGAGATTTGATTGCCAAAGGACACAAAGCTAGAACTGGCTACTGGGCACAGATGGAAGGCGGCATGATGGTATTTGAAGCCGCATCAATGGAAGAAGCACAGGCGATCGCAGCCAATGACCCACTGGTCAAAAACGACTGTGTCAACTACAAATTATATGAATGGCGAATTGTAGTCGAATAA
- a CDS encoding 2'-5' RNA ligase family protein, which yields MQKSQNLFFIALLPPQEIQDYANQIKQYFADQYASRHAQKSPPHITLQPPFEWLDENVPALEACLQEFASRQKAVPITLSGYGAFVPRVIYINVVRNPELLALQAALMTHLQRELAIVDKVSQTRPFAPHMTVAFKDLTRQNFKAAWPEFQQRELYFEFTADKLTLLRHDGRRWNIKAEFSFLSS from the coding sequence TTGCAAAAATCACAAAATCTTTTTTTCATTGCCCTACTGCCACCACAAGAAATTCAGGACTACGCCAACCAAATTAAGCAGTATTTTGCTGACCAGTACGCCAGTCGGCACGCTCAAAAATCTCCACCTCATATTACCCTACAACCACCCTTTGAGTGGCTAGACGAAAATGTACCAGCATTAGAAGCGTGTTTGCAAGAATTTGCTAGTAGGCAAAAGGCAGTGCCAATTACCCTCAGCGGTTATGGTGCTTTTGTTCCCCGCGTCATATACATTAATGTGGTCAGAAATCCAGAACTGTTAGCTTTGCAAGCTGCTTTAATGACACACTTGCAACGCGAACTCGCAATAGTAGACAAAGTCTCTCAAACTCGCCCCTTTGCTCCCCACATGACGGTGGCGTTTAAAGACTTAACACGGCAGAACTTTAAAGCTGCTTGGCCAGAATTTCAACAGCGCGAACTGTATTTTGAGTTTACAGCGGACAAATTAACGTTACTACGACACGACGGCA